The DNA region AAATGGCGATATCGTTGAAATTCTTACAAGACAAGGAAGTCACCCCAGTCAAAAATGGCTCGAAGATGCTAAAACAGCATTGGCGCAGAAAAAAATAAAATCGACATTATCCGATGCCAACAAAAGGTCGGAGTCTAAAAAGGAGTCTAAAAAAAAGCGCTAGACAGAAAAGTTTTTGATAAAATAAATTTCTTCGTTTTCTTTTTCCTCACGGCTTCTGTCATCCAACGGAGCAACCGCTTCTGTTTCTGGAGGTGTGTCCGTTTCAGCTAACTTACCCGCCTCCTCTCCACCCTGAACAACCTCACCTTGAGACGACAAATTAATCTTGCCAGCATTTATTAAATCCAAAATCGTTCCCAAATCTGAGTCAGAAAAGAAATCAATCAAAATTTTTCCGCCAATCTGCTTTTTCTCTATGAGAACTCTAGTACCGAAAGTCTCACTTAGCTCATTCTCCAGAGCTTTAATTTCAGGGCTTAAATCTCTTTTCCTAGCTCTTTCAACAGCAACTCTTCTGGCGATCGCCTCGCTGTCCCTAACTGTCAATTTCCTGTCTATGATTTCTTTAAAAAGAGCTGTTTGTTCTTCCGGTTTTTCAGAAAGCATCATCAGAGGTCGCGTATGGCCTTCAGAGATTTTACCTTGATTCAATGCGTCTAGAATTTCGTCCGGCAAAGTCAGAATTCTGATTGTGTTGGCAACATATTCCCTACTCTTTCCAACTTTCTCGGCAATTTGATTCTGCTTGAATTTGAATTCTTCAGCTAATCGATGAAAAGCTCTAGCCCTGTCCACCGGACTCAAATCCTCGCGCTGGATATTCTCGATAATGGCAAGCTCCAATTTCATCAAGTCCGTATCTTCTGACGCCCTAATTAGAGCTGGCACCTGCGAAAGACCGGCCAGTTTTGCCGCCCTCAAACGCCTCTCGCCAGCGATAAGCTCATATTCCGTTGAAAGACCGCCGTCCGGATGAATAATCTCTCTCCTTGTTACCACAAGGGCTTGAAGTACACCATATTGCCTGATTGATTCAGCCAGACTACGGAGTGCGATTTCGTCAAACTCCCTTCTTGGCTGGAATGGATTTGGCTTGATTTTGTCTACTTCAATCCAGAAAACTGAATTGTTGTAAAATTCTGATGGCTTTGGTTGCATACTATTATTTTTTTATAAGCTAATTTTAGCATAATTCCCTTTTATAGAAAATTGAAATTTACCCTGATTTAATATAATATTTTCATCAGACAAGCTGGAGTGGCGGAATTGGTAGACGCGCACGACTCAAAATCGTGTGGGGTAACCCGTGGGAGTTCGATTCTCCCCTCCAGCATTTTGTACGGAATAGTAAACCAAGAGAATTTGGTCTTTAACTTTGCTATAATTTAAAAATGGATATTTATTTGATTTTGAGAATCCTACATCTCTTGGGATTTGCTATCGGCATTGGTGGCGCCACGGCATCCGATGCCCTATTTTTTAGAAGTCTAAAAGACAAAAAAATTACAGATGACGAATTGAACTTGTTAAAAACTTTGTCGAGGTTGATGTGGGCTGGAATTTCTATCTTGGTCATTTCGGGAGCGGGATTTTTAATTTATTCACACGTCACAACAGGCAGTATACCGCTTCTGTCTAATCCCCGATTTTTAGCAAAACTGACAATTGTTGGTGTGATAATAACAAACGGTGTTGTCTTCCATTCTATTATTCTGCCTTTCTTGTCAAAATCAGTCGGTAAAAAACTAAACAAAAAATCCTTAGGTAATAAATTCATGCTTTTGGTTTCGGCGGGTGGAATTTCAATCGCCTCTTGGTACAGTACTTTTATTTTTGCGATGTTAAAGCAGTTTTCTATGCCATATTTCGTCTGGATAAATATCTACGTTTTAGCTGTTCTCTTGGCGATTACCGGGGGATATTTTGTTTTTTCCTTTAAACTGAAAAATAAAAACGAACAAAAAAAAGCTAATGCTAAAAACATAAATCCAAATCCCCCTAATAGCGGTAACAAAAACAAAACCGAAAAAATAATCTTTAGCGCGCTTGT from Candidatus Paceibacterota bacterium includes:
- a CDS encoding ParB/RepB/Spo0J family partition protein translates to MQPKPSEFYNNSVFWIEVDKIKPNPFQPRREFDEIALRSLAESIRQYGVLQALVVTRREIIHPDGGLSTEYELIAGERRLRAAKLAGLSQVPALIRASEDTDLMKLELAIIENIQREDLSPVDRARAFHRLAEEFKFKQNQIAEKVGKSREYVANTIRILTLPDEILDALNQGKISEGHTRPLMMLSEKPEEQTALFKEIIDRKLTVRDSEAIARRVAVERARKRDLSPEIKALENELSETFGTRVLIEKKQIGGKILIDFFSDSDLGTILDLINAGKINLSSQGEVVQGGEEAGKLAETDTPPETEAVAPLDDRSREEKENEEIYFIKNFSV